The proteins below are encoded in one region of Cololabis saira isolate AMF1-May2022 chromosome 21, fColSai1.1, whole genome shotgun sequence:
- the tyk2 gene encoding non-receptor tyrosine-protein kinase TYK2 isoform X2: protein MSKRRWSNFLKPVTFPEPCEAPGTPGIHVYLFSSKDGERYLSHTSGDVTAEELCISAAEAVGIIPLCHVLFALYNPLTCCWYSPNHVFRPEENSTMVLQYCMRFYFRNWHGLNEKGPPVCRHTLKSDTERAGAPLLEFTSLGYLFAQAKHEFVNEVIQIKDIESEEELSRFKNESLGMAVLHLSYLAVQTESSLQEVAGKVSFLQCIPRSFAKHISSSNFLTKIRIKRVFAEFVRSFQHHTVDKRNLSTQEIMCKYISTLEHLAPSFGTETFPVTRLELRGDEDESSSYPNTLHGECVSKDGFIAPATHEIMVSGTKGIQWRKVCAQKAQENPYLRNDYLNYMRRTKQKSGQSNENTPDKWTSFCDFPEITHIAITDANVCISTQDNCCMEVQMNSSQGARSFISLLDGYYRLTADAHHYLCREVAPPRVVLSEANLLHGPMNDDFVRHKLKREAAEEGVFLVRWSTMEYNRIILAVLNKNENGLAPGHKQFRILQKGSVFSMEGWDQEFTSVKELTDSLKNFVLKSGSDSFTVKKCCLPKQGEISNLLVKRQDADRRARSESMSLNLSQLRFHQIKDKEITQQVHLGRGTRTNIYSGRLLVRGRDNDDDVEFNNNFANRKGIRVVLKILDQTHKDIALAFFETASLMSQVSHSHLVFVHGVSVKGSENIMVEEYVEFGPLDVFLRKEKASVTAQWKFIVAKQLASALSYLENKRLVHGNVCAKNILVARCGLECGTTPFVKLSDPGIALNALTREERLDRIPWIAPECIDSVAPTGSAADQWSFGVTLLEICNNGDLPMSGSTLSEKERFYQQKGCLAAPSSQELARFISMCLTYEAEERPSFRTILRELTELMLKDPVIPLSDTLPQTDPSVFQKRYLKKIRDLGEGHFGKVTLYTYDPANDDTGEMVAVKALKQDNGTVPDGWMKEIEILKSLYHSNIVKYKGCCTEPGRREVQLIMEYVPLGSLREYLPKNKISTPQCLMFAQQICQGMEYLHSKRYVHRDLAARNVLVENTSLVKIGDFGLTKYIPEGEIYYRVREDGDSPVFWYAIECLKEYKFSFASDIWSFGVTLYEILTRCNSRQSPPTKFAEMMEPARDMNVMLLVQLLEKNQRLPCPRDSPHEVKLLMEQCWDADPARRPSFKDLIEKFEDIRKTSDWQFNSNFSMSEIC from the exons ATGTCTAAAAGAAGATGGTCCAACTTCCTAAAGCCAGTAACCTTTCCTGAGCCATGCGAGGCCCCTGGGACACCAGGGATCCATGTTTACCTGTTCTCGAGTAAAGATGGGGAGAGGTACCTGTCCCACACCAGCGGGGACGTCACAGCGGAGGAGCTGTGCATCTCTGCTGCAGAGGCCGTGG GGATAATACCACTGTGCCATGTGCTGTTTGCACTATATAACCCACTAACCTGCTGCTGGTACAGTCCAAACCATGTTTTCCGTCCTGAAGAGAACTCCACCATGGTACTTCAGTACTGCATGAG GTTCTACTTTCGGAATTGGCACGGACTGAACGAGAAGGGCCCACCGGTGTGCCGCCACACTCTCAAATCTGACACCGAGAGGGCGGGCGCGCCTCTGCTGGAATTCACATCATTGGGGTACCTGTTTGCCCAG GCTAAGCATGAATTTGTAAATGAAGTGATTCAGATTAAAGACATTGAGTCAGAAGAGGAATTAAGTCGCTTCAAAAATGAGAGCTTAGGAATGGCTGTACTTCACCTCTCATACCTCGCGGTGCAAACAGAGTCTTCCTTACAGGAAGTTGCTGGAAAAGTCAG CTTTCTGCAGTGCATTCCAAGGTCTTTCGCCAAACACATCTCCAGTAGTAATTTTCTGACTAAAATCAGAATCAAGCGAGTGTTTGCAGAATTCGTGCGGTCCTTCCAGCATCACACTGTGGACAAGAGGAACCTGAGCACCCAGGAGATCATGTGTAAGTACATCTCCACTCTTGAGCACTTGGCCCCGAGCTTTGGCACAGAGACTTTCCCCGTGACCCGCCTGGAactgaggggggatgaggacgAAAGCAGCTCTTACCCCAACACCCTCCACGGCGAGTGCGTCTCGAAAGACGGCTTCATAGCTCCCGCCACGCACGAAATAATGGTCTCTGGCACCAAGGGCATCCAGTGGAGGAAGGTGTGCGCTCAGAAG GCACAAGAAAACCCTTACCTCAGGAATGACTATCTGAACTACATGAGGAGAACAAAACAGAAGTCCGGCCAATCAAATGAGAACACTCCGGATAAATGGACCTCCTTCTGCGATTTCCCTGAAATAACTCATATAGCCATTACTGACGCTAATGTGTGCATTAGCACTCAGGACAATTGCTGCATG gAGGTACAGATGAACTCCAGCCAGGGGGCCCGTTCCTTCATCTCTCTCTTAGATGGATACTACCGACTGACTGCAGACGCCCACCACTATCTTTGTCGTGAAGTGGCTCCCCCAAGGGTAGTGCTGAGTGAAGCGAATCTACTGCATGGACCTATGAA TGATGACTTTGTGAGACACAAGCTGAAAAGGGAGGCAGCAGAGGAGGGCGTTTTCCTCGTCCGTTGGAGCACCATGGAATATAACCGCATCATCCTTGCTGTGCTAAACAAAAACGAG AATGGATTGGCGCCGGGCCACAAGCAGTTTCGCATCTTGCAGAAGGGTTCGGTGTTCTCTATGGAGGGCTGGGACCAGGAATTCACCAGTGTGAAGGAGCTCACAGACAGCCTCAAGAACTTTGTGCTCAAGTCTGGATCTGACAGCTTTACTGTCAAAAAATGCTGTTTGCCAAAACAAGGAG AGATATCCAACCTACTAGTGAAAAGGCAAGATGCTGATCGTCGCGCTCGGTCTGAATCCATGTCTCTAAACCTGAGCCAGCTACGCTTTCACCAGATCAAGGACAAAGAGATCACGCAG CAAGTTCATTTGGGTCGTGGCACCAGAACTAATATTTACTCCGGACGCCTGCTGGTGCGGGGAAGAGACAATGATGACGATGTGGAGTTCAACAACAACTTCGCTAACCGCAAAGGCATTCGAGTGGTGCTCAAGATTCTTGATCAAACCCATAAAGATATTGCTCTA GCATTTTTTGAAACTGCTAGTCTCATGAGCCAGGTATCCCACAGCCACCTGGTGTTTGTTCACGGCGTATCTGTGAAAGGATCTGAAA ACATCATGGTAGAAGAATATGTGGAGTTTGGGCCTCTTGACGTTTTCCTCCGCAAAGAAAAGGCATCCGTTACTGCGCAGTGGAAATTCATCGTTGCAAAACAGCTCGCCAGTGCCCTCAGTTATCTT GAGAATAAACGGCTGGTTCATGGAAACGTCTGTGCCAAAAACATTCTGGTAGCGCGCTGTGGTCTAGAATGTGGCACCACTCCTTTTGTCAAGCTGAGCGACCCGGGAATTGCCCTGAATGCCCTCACACGGGAAG AGCGTTTGGACCGTATCCCGTGGATCGCCCCCGAGTGCATTGACAGCGTAGCACCGACTGGCAGCGCTGCTGACCAGTGGAGTTTTGGTGTGACGTTACTCGAAATCTGCAACAACGGTGATCTTCCCatgagtggcagcacgctgtCTGAA AAAGAGCGCTTCTATCAGCAAAAGGGCTGCCTCGCTGCACCGTCATCCCAGGAGCTGGCCAGGTTCATCAGCATGTGTTTGACCTATGAGGCCGAGGAGAGGCCGTCTTTCCGCACTATTCTCCGAGAGCTCACAGAACTCATGCTAAAAG ACCCAGTTATACCGCTGAGCGACACTCTCCCACAAACAGACCCGAGCGTGTTCCAGAAACGCTACCTGAAAAAGATACGGGACTTGGGAGAA GGTCACTTTGGGAAGGTAACTCTGTACACGTATGACCCAGCCAACGATGACACTGGAGAGATGGTGGCTGTGAAGGCCCTGAAGCAGGACAACGGTACAGTACCAGACGGCTGGATGAAGGAGATTGAGATCCTGAAGTCCCTCTATCACTCCAACATTGTCAAGTACAAGGGCTGTTGCACTGAGCCAG GGAGACGAGAGGTCCAGCTGATAATGGAGTACGTTCCCCTGGGGAGTCTGCGAGAGTACcttcccaaaaataaaatcagtacgCCCCAGTGCCTCATGTTTGCTCAGCAGATCTGCCAG GGGATGGAGTACTTGCACTCAAAGCGCTACGTGCATCGAGATCTAGCTGCCCGCAACGTCTTAGTGGAAAACACCAGCTTGGTGAAGATTGGAGACTTTGGTCTGACAAAGTACATCCCCGAAGGCGAGATCTACTATCGTGTCCGTGAGGATGGAGACAGTCCAGTATTCTG GTATGCCATTGAGTGCTTGAAGGAGTATAAATTTTCTTTTGCCTCGGACATTTGGTCCTTTGGTGTTACGCTGTATGAGATCCTGACCCGCTGTAACAGTCGCCAAAGCCCGCCAACA aagtTTGCCGAAATGATGGAGCCAGCCAGAGATATGAACGTGATGCTACTTGTGCAGCTGTTGGAGAAGAATCAGAGATTACCTTGTCCCAGAGACAGCCCACATGAG GTGAAGTTGTTAATGGAGCAATGTTGGGATGCAGATCCTGCTCGTCGCCCGTCATTCAAAGATCTCATTGAAAAGTTTGAGGATATCCGAAAAACCTCTGACTGGCAATTTAACTCAAACTTCTCCATGTCTGAGATCTGCTGA
- the tyk2 gene encoding non-receptor tyrosine-protein kinase TYK2 isoform X1 — protein sequence MSKRRWSNFLKPVTFPEPCEAPGTPGIHVYLFSSKDGERYLSHTSGDVTAEELCISAAEAVGIIPLCHVLFALYNPLTCCWYSPNHVFRPEENSTMVLQYCMRFYFRNWHGLNEKGPPVCRHTLKSDTERAGAPLLEFTSLGYLFAQAKHEFVNEVIQIKDIESEEELSRFKNESLGMAVLHLSYLAVQTESSLQEVAGKVSFLQCIPRSFAKHISSSNFLTKIRIKRVFAEFVRSFQHHTVDKRNLSTQEIMCKYISTLEHLAPSFGTETFPVTRLELRGDEDESSSYPNTLHGECVSKDGFIAPATHEIMVSGTKGIQWRKVCAQKAQENPYLRNDYLNYMRRTKQKSGQSNENTPDKWTSFCDFPEITHIAITDANVCISTQDNCCMEVQMNSSQGARSFISLLDGYYRLTADAHHYLCREVAPPRVVLSEANLLHGPMNDDFVRHKLKREAAEEGVFLVRWSTMEYNRIILAVLNKNENGLAPGHKQFRILQKGSVFSMEGWDQEFTSVKELTDSLKNFVLKSGSDSFTVKKCCLPKQGEISNLLVKRQDADRRARSESMSLNLSQLRFHQIKDKEITQQVHLGRGTRTNIYSGRLLVRGRDNDDDVEFNNNFANRKGIRVVLKILDQTHKDIALAFFETASLMSQVSHSHLVFVHGVSVKGSENIMVEEYVEFGPLDVFLRKEKASVTAQWKFIVAKQLASALSYLENKRLVHGNVCAKNILVARCGLECGTTPFVKLSDPGIALNALTREERLDRIPWIAPECIDSVAPTGSAADQWSFGVTLLEICNNGDLPMSGSTLSEKERFYQQKGCLAAPSSQELARFISMCLTYEAEERPSFRTILRELTELMLKGQSFTCQCYFLFVSTNFSAINYQIFFFFSCILLTDPVIPLSDTLPQTDPSVFQKRYLKKIRDLGEGHFGKVTLYTYDPANDDTGEMVAVKALKQDNGTVPDGWMKEIEILKSLYHSNIVKYKGCCTEPGRREVQLIMEYVPLGSLREYLPKNKISTPQCLMFAQQICQGMEYLHSKRYVHRDLAARNVLVENTSLVKIGDFGLTKYIPEGEIYYRVREDGDSPVFWYAIECLKEYKFSFASDIWSFGVTLYEILTRCNSRQSPPTKFAEMMEPARDMNVMLLVQLLEKNQRLPCPRDSPHEVKLLMEQCWDADPARRPSFKDLIEKFEDIRKTSDWQFNSNFSMSEIC from the exons ATGTCTAAAAGAAGATGGTCCAACTTCCTAAAGCCAGTAACCTTTCCTGAGCCATGCGAGGCCCCTGGGACACCAGGGATCCATGTTTACCTGTTCTCGAGTAAAGATGGGGAGAGGTACCTGTCCCACACCAGCGGGGACGTCACAGCGGAGGAGCTGTGCATCTCTGCTGCAGAGGCCGTGG GGATAATACCACTGTGCCATGTGCTGTTTGCACTATATAACCCACTAACCTGCTGCTGGTACAGTCCAAACCATGTTTTCCGTCCTGAAGAGAACTCCACCATGGTACTTCAGTACTGCATGAG GTTCTACTTTCGGAATTGGCACGGACTGAACGAGAAGGGCCCACCGGTGTGCCGCCACACTCTCAAATCTGACACCGAGAGGGCGGGCGCGCCTCTGCTGGAATTCACATCATTGGGGTACCTGTTTGCCCAG GCTAAGCATGAATTTGTAAATGAAGTGATTCAGATTAAAGACATTGAGTCAGAAGAGGAATTAAGTCGCTTCAAAAATGAGAGCTTAGGAATGGCTGTACTTCACCTCTCATACCTCGCGGTGCAAACAGAGTCTTCCTTACAGGAAGTTGCTGGAAAAGTCAG CTTTCTGCAGTGCATTCCAAGGTCTTTCGCCAAACACATCTCCAGTAGTAATTTTCTGACTAAAATCAGAATCAAGCGAGTGTTTGCAGAATTCGTGCGGTCCTTCCAGCATCACACTGTGGACAAGAGGAACCTGAGCACCCAGGAGATCATGTGTAAGTACATCTCCACTCTTGAGCACTTGGCCCCGAGCTTTGGCACAGAGACTTTCCCCGTGACCCGCCTGGAactgaggggggatgaggacgAAAGCAGCTCTTACCCCAACACCCTCCACGGCGAGTGCGTCTCGAAAGACGGCTTCATAGCTCCCGCCACGCACGAAATAATGGTCTCTGGCACCAAGGGCATCCAGTGGAGGAAGGTGTGCGCTCAGAAG GCACAAGAAAACCCTTACCTCAGGAATGACTATCTGAACTACATGAGGAGAACAAAACAGAAGTCCGGCCAATCAAATGAGAACACTCCGGATAAATGGACCTCCTTCTGCGATTTCCCTGAAATAACTCATATAGCCATTACTGACGCTAATGTGTGCATTAGCACTCAGGACAATTGCTGCATG gAGGTACAGATGAACTCCAGCCAGGGGGCCCGTTCCTTCATCTCTCTCTTAGATGGATACTACCGACTGACTGCAGACGCCCACCACTATCTTTGTCGTGAAGTGGCTCCCCCAAGGGTAGTGCTGAGTGAAGCGAATCTACTGCATGGACCTATGAA TGATGACTTTGTGAGACACAAGCTGAAAAGGGAGGCAGCAGAGGAGGGCGTTTTCCTCGTCCGTTGGAGCACCATGGAATATAACCGCATCATCCTTGCTGTGCTAAACAAAAACGAG AATGGATTGGCGCCGGGCCACAAGCAGTTTCGCATCTTGCAGAAGGGTTCGGTGTTCTCTATGGAGGGCTGGGACCAGGAATTCACCAGTGTGAAGGAGCTCACAGACAGCCTCAAGAACTTTGTGCTCAAGTCTGGATCTGACAGCTTTACTGTCAAAAAATGCTGTTTGCCAAAACAAGGAG AGATATCCAACCTACTAGTGAAAAGGCAAGATGCTGATCGTCGCGCTCGGTCTGAATCCATGTCTCTAAACCTGAGCCAGCTACGCTTTCACCAGATCAAGGACAAAGAGATCACGCAG CAAGTTCATTTGGGTCGTGGCACCAGAACTAATATTTACTCCGGACGCCTGCTGGTGCGGGGAAGAGACAATGATGACGATGTGGAGTTCAACAACAACTTCGCTAACCGCAAAGGCATTCGAGTGGTGCTCAAGATTCTTGATCAAACCCATAAAGATATTGCTCTA GCATTTTTTGAAACTGCTAGTCTCATGAGCCAGGTATCCCACAGCCACCTGGTGTTTGTTCACGGCGTATCTGTGAAAGGATCTGAAA ACATCATGGTAGAAGAATATGTGGAGTTTGGGCCTCTTGACGTTTTCCTCCGCAAAGAAAAGGCATCCGTTACTGCGCAGTGGAAATTCATCGTTGCAAAACAGCTCGCCAGTGCCCTCAGTTATCTT GAGAATAAACGGCTGGTTCATGGAAACGTCTGTGCCAAAAACATTCTGGTAGCGCGCTGTGGTCTAGAATGTGGCACCACTCCTTTTGTCAAGCTGAGCGACCCGGGAATTGCCCTGAATGCCCTCACACGGGAAG AGCGTTTGGACCGTATCCCGTGGATCGCCCCCGAGTGCATTGACAGCGTAGCACCGACTGGCAGCGCTGCTGACCAGTGGAGTTTTGGTGTGACGTTACTCGAAATCTGCAACAACGGTGATCTTCCCatgagtggcagcacgctgtCTGAA AAAGAGCGCTTCTATCAGCAAAAGGGCTGCCTCGCTGCACCGTCATCCCAGGAGCTGGCCAGGTTCATCAGCATGTGTTTGACCTATGAGGCCGAGGAGAGGCCGTCTTTCCGCACTATTCTCCGAGAGCTCACAGAACTCATGCTAAAAGGTCAgagttttacctgccagtgttacTTTCTCTTTGTTTCAACCAATTTCAGTGCAATTAattatcagatttttttttttttttcatgtattcttCTAACAGACCCAGTTATACCGCTGAGCGACACTCTCCCACAAACAGACCCGAGCGTGTTCCAGAAACGCTACCTGAAAAAGATACGGGACTTGGGAGAA GGTCACTTTGGGAAGGTAACTCTGTACACGTATGACCCAGCCAACGATGACACTGGAGAGATGGTGGCTGTGAAGGCCCTGAAGCAGGACAACGGTACAGTACCAGACGGCTGGATGAAGGAGATTGAGATCCTGAAGTCCCTCTATCACTCCAACATTGTCAAGTACAAGGGCTGTTGCACTGAGCCAG GGAGACGAGAGGTCCAGCTGATAATGGAGTACGTTCCCCTGGGGAGTCTGCGAGAGTACcttcccaaaaataaaatcagtacgCCCCAGTGCCTCATGTTTGCTCAGCAGATCTGCCAG GGGATGGAGTACTTGCACTCAAAGCGCTACGTGCATCGAGATCTAGCTGCCCGCAACGTCTTAGTGGAAAACACCAGCTTGGTGAAGATTGGAGACTTTGGTCTGACAAAGTACATCCCCGAAGGCGAGATCTACTATCGTGTCCGTGAGGATGGAGACAGTCCAGTATTCTG GTATGCCATTGAGTGCTTGAAGGAGTATAAATTTTCTTTTGCCTCGGACATTTGGTCCTTTGGTGTTACGCTGTATGAGATCCTGACCCGCTGTAACAGTCGCCAAAGCCCGCCAACA aagtTTGCCGAAATGATGGAGCCAGCCAGAGATATGAACGTGATGCTACTTGTGCAGCTGTTGGAGAAGAATCAGAGATTACCTTGTCCCAGAGACAGCCCACATGAG GTGAAGTTGTTAATGGAGCAATGTTGGGATGCAGATCCTGCTCGTCGCCCGTCATTCAAAGATCTCATTGAAAAGTTTGAGGATATCCGAAAAACCTCTGACTGGCAATTTAACTCAAACTTCTCCATGTCTGAGATCTGCTGA
- the LOC133421523 gene encoding hsp90 co-chaperone Cdc37 codes for MSRIDYSVWDHIEVSDDEDDIHPNIDTPSLFRWRHQARVERMEDFNKQGDELTKGLNESRRKLAETQKKIKELSLAASEDAKKDLSKVQAEEKKQKKEERDWEKKLAEHNRDEKKMPWNVDTLSKDGFSKSVVNIKPTASEETEEEKEQKHKTFVEKNEKQIKHFGMLRRWDDSQKYLSDNPHLVCEETANYLVIMCIDLEVEEKHALMEQVAHQTIVMQFILELAKSLKVDPRGCFRQFFAKIKTADQQYQDAFNDELESFKERVRGRAKIRIEKALKEYEEEEKSKRMGPGGLDPVEVYESLPAEMQKCFDDKDIQMLQDAISKMDPTEAKIHMKRCIDSGLWVPNSKTDDGDEKEDDPTYEEVKPEQEETKKD; via the exons ATGTCCAGGATAGATTACAGCGTCTGGGACCACATCGAGGTATCAGACGATGAAGATGATATCCACCCAAACATCGACACACCCAGCCTCTTTAGATGGAGACACCAG GCTCGTGTGGAGCGAATGGAAGACTTTAATAAGCAGGGTGACGAATTGACCAAAGGACTCAATGAAAGTCGGCGTAAGCTGGCAGAGACgcagaaaaaaatcaaagagcTGAGCCTTGCAGCGTCAGAAGATGCCAAGAAAGATCTGAGCAAAGTCCAGGCTGAAgagaagaaacagaaaaaagaggagcGAGATTGGGAGAAGAAGTTGGCGGAACATAACCGGGATGAGAAGAAAATGCCATGGAACGTGGACACACTCAGCAAGGATGGGTTCAGCAAG AGTGTCGTCAACATCAAACCTACAGCTTCCGAGGAGaccgaagaggaaaaagagcaaAAGCATAAAACCTTTGTAGAAAAAAATGAGAAGCAGATCAAACATTTCG GCATGTTGCGACGCTGGGATGACAGCCAGAAGTATCTCTCTGACAATCCTCATCTTGTATGTGAAGAAACCGCTAACTATCTTGTCATCATGTGCATTGACCTTGAAGTtgaagag AAACACGCGCTGATGGAGCAGGTGGCTCATCAGACCATCGTCATGCAATTCATTTTAGAGTTGGCCAAAAGCCTCAAAGTGGATCCCCGTGGTTGCTTTCGTCAGTTTTTCGCCAAGATTAAG ACGGCAGATCAACAGTACCAAGATGCTTTCAATGATGAGCTGGAGTCGTTCAAGGAGAGGGTTCGGGGAAGAGCGAAGATCCGCATAGAAAAGGCTTTGAAGGAATacgaggaagaggagaaaagtAAGCGCATGGGCCCTGGAGGGTTGGATCCTGTTGAAGTATACGAGTCCCTGCCAGCT gaGATGCAGAAGTGCTTTGATGACAAGGACATCCAAATGTTACAAGATGCCATTAGCAAAATGGACCCGACG GAGGCGAAGATTCACATGAAGAGGTGCATCGACTCAGGTCTTTGGGTCCCGAACTCCAAAACTGACGACGGTGATGAAAAAGAGGACGACCCCACCTATGAGGAGGTTAAACCAGAGCaggaagaaacaaagaaagactgA
- the cmc4 gene encoding cx9C motif-containing protein 4 — protein MPQKDPCQKQACAIQKCLQANKYVETLCEDVIQEMRRCCETATGHSVCCSGFKDPKQTETKKNA, from the exons ATGCCACAGAAAGATCCGTGTCAGAAGCAAGCATGTGCCATTCAAAAGTGTCTACAAG CTAACAAGTACGTGGAGACTTTGTGCGAAGATGTGATCCAGGAGATGAGACGGTGCTGTGAAACTGCGACTGGACACTCCGTCTGCTGCTCCGGTTTCAAAGACCCCAAACAAACGGAGACCAAGAAAAACGCGTAG